The following is a genomic window from Rhizobium sp. 11515TR.
GCGACGCGATCGAACCCCGGAGCGTCAATGCAGGCATCGGATGATGGCCTTAATTCCGGGCAAGGCGTTAAAAACGACAGATGTACGGCATTGGGGACGATCCGGAAATCAGGCTTCTCTGGCAATAGGCGTGCAAGCGTTGCAACATTTTCGGGAGATGCTCCGCCACCCCCTCCAAGTTCTGAGCCCCAAAGCTGAAGCGGAACTTTGACATCTTTCACGCTGTCGGCGCTCGGGAAGACGATGCTCAATGGGTCGGCTACAACGACTGCCCTGATGCGAGGATCGTGGGTCAGTGATTGCGATGGCGGTTGTCGGGGAGGCTGAGCATGGCCCGCTGGGGGCAGCCCGCCGCCTTCGGATCTGAACAGCGTGGCGGCAGTTTGGTGAAATCCGGATTGGCTCCGGCAACGACGAGACCGGTATATCCGCCTAGGGAAAATCCGTAGAAGCCGATCCGCTGCGGATTGATTTTTCCGGCGTCGGGAGACGCATCAAGCATGAAGTCGACGGTGCGTTTGATATCGGTAGGTCGCTCGATCAATACGCCAGGACCGTTTGCCTGGCTCATGTCGGCATGGTTGGCGTGCGGATGATTGATGGCAACGACAATGAAGCCGGCGTCGGCAAGTGCTTCGGCGGTATCGTGATGGCCGAGATACCAGCCGCCATAGCCATGCGAGACGATGATGAGTGGCAACTCCTCGCCTGCAATCGGACAATCCGGCGTTGCCGGAACTGCCAGGGCTCCGATCCTCACTTCTATCGGAGGGGTTGCGCAAGGAGACCACATAGCGGCATCGATCGCCGGGTTATCCGCATCACCTGGGATGCGGATGAATTTCAAACCTGCCGCATATCCCGATGGCGCGGCAAGAAAGAGCGTGGCCGCGAGGGCAAGGCTGAAGCGGATCATGACAACGGCTCCATTTAACCAGAGATGTACGCTGCACGATGGGCTGCGATGGCAGGGAGCCGTCGGTCCATAGGCCAGACGATGACGCGAAAGCGGCTTATGCCGGTTGTGAAAGCCATCGAGCTATCTTGCATAAACAGATAGCTTGTTATATTCGTTCTGTAAAGCTGAGGCGTTCATGACTGACTCGATCCAAGTTCAATTGCGGAAGGGCGTGCTCGATCTTTGCGTCCTGGCCGTGCTCTCGCGGGGCGAAAGCTACGGCTATGAAATTGCGAGTACGCTGGTTGCGGCGGTCGGCATGGGCGAAGGAACGATCTACCCGCTGATGCGCAGGATGCAGAATGACGGCCTGGTTGCGACCCGCATCGTCGAGTCGAGCAACGGACCGCCGCGTAAATATTATCGGCTCACGCCGCTGGGGCGTTCGATTTTCGAAGCGCATCGCCGCGACTGGCGCTCGCTAGCAGGCTCCGTCGACAAGCTACTCGAGGATTTGCCATGACCAGGGAAGCCTTTTTGCGCACGCTGAGATTGGGACTTGCAGGCCTGCCTCCTCACGAGGTCGATGACATCGTGGCCGACTATGCCGCTCATTTTGCCGAGTCCGAGGCCTCTGGTCGAAGCGAGGAGGAGGTTTCCGCCGCTCTCGGCGATCCCGCCAGGATTGCGCGAGAGCTGCGCGCGGATGTCGGACTGCGCCGCTTCGAGGCGCATTGGAGCGTGCCGAACCTGGTAGCTGCCATGATGGCGCTGGCCGGCCTTGCCATCGTCGATATCTTCTTCCTGCTGCCTTTGCTGTTTGTGGCGATGTTCGTCACGCTCGGCCTTGCGATCGCATTGGTGGCCGTCGGCGCCGTTGGCCTGAAGATCATCGTCACGACCGTGCTGTTCCATATCGGCTTGCCCTCCGTCGGCATGCTGGCCCGCCTGCTTGTCGGTGCCGGGCTTGTGAGCTGCTTCGTGGGTGGCGGTGCTTTGCTGCTGATGGGGTTGAGTTTGGGCATCCGCATGCTTGGGCAATATGCCCGCCTGCATTTCCGCCTGGCGCAAGTGGACGAAGGTCGAGCTTGAGCGCCGGACTGCACATCGTTGGAGGAAATGGACAATGAACGGGAAACTGGCGACTGTCGCGACGACCGGACTGATTTGTGCATTCGTCTTTCTTGCGCTCGGCATCGGACTTTCCGGGCCGGATTGGGCAAGCGCAGCGCATTGGTGGGGTGGCATGCAATCCAGCTGCGGATCTGCGGTATCCGGCGGACAGCAGGTTATCCTGCCTTTCAGCTCCAATGGCAGCCTGACGATCGATATCCCGGCCTCTGTTCACTATCAGCCGGGCGGAAAGGCGGAGGCCGTCATCACCGGCGATCCCGCGCTTCTCGATCATGTGCGGCTCGAGGGCGGAAGGCTGAGCATGGATTGCAATCCGGGTTGGTCCGACTCCAAATTCGATGTCAGCCTGTCAGGACCGCTCGTCACTGATTGGAGGGTGCGGGGCAGCGGCGATCTCGCTCTATCGCAGCTCGATCAGGCAGATCTGCGCCTGAGGATATCCGGAAGCGGCAGTGTCACGGCCACGGGAAGCGCGCGCTCGGTCGATCTGGAGGTATCCGGTTCGGGCACTGCACGTCTCAAGGACCTAGCCGCTCAATCCGTGAAGATCAGAATTCACGGCAGCGGCGATGCGGAAGTCGCCGCCGCGGCGGATGCAGACATCTCGATCAGCGGAAGCGGCAATATCGAACTCTACGGACATCCGGTGCTGCGGCGTTCCGAGATCAGAGGCAGCGGTCGCCTGGTACAGGTACCATAGTCCATCGCGAGAAAGCGCGCCACGCGGCGACGATCCTTGCCGCGGGGTTTGATTGATATCATGCGATCGCCTTGCTTTGAATGATTCTCATGTTAATCAGTGAGGGCCGTAATCGAAGCGAACATGCAAAAGATGCAAAACAGAACAAATAGTGGCGTAAGGCCGCGCCCCGAACCTGAAACCGCAGAAAAACAAACGAAGCGGCCGCTGCGCGATCGGCGCCGTTCCCTTGCAATTGGACTTTTGCGCGCCCGTGAAGCGGTCATGAGCCATTTCCGGCCGATCCTTGCGGCGCATGACGTGACCGAGCAGCAGTGGCGTGTCATTCGCGTCCTCTATGAAGGCGGCCAGCTTGACGCGACCGAATTGGCCGACAAAGCATCCATTCTGGCGCCAAGCCTCACACGCATGATCCGCGCGCTCGAGGAGCGCGGCTTCATCACCAAGCACAAGGATAATGCCGATGGACGCAGAGTATTGCTTCAGATCACCCCGGCAGGGCAGGCAATCGTCGAGGACGTGATGCCGGAGAGCCAGAAAGTCTATGCCGATATCGATGCCCGCTTCGGCGAGGAGCGGGTGGAGAAGCTCCTCGATATGCTGGAGGAGCTTGCCTCGCTGAAATTGGAGACCGGCCCGGCCGGCGAGGAATGAGGGAATCCTTCGGTTTTATTGATCCATTGAATTGGCGAGTTATGACCGCAGCCGCCTTAGCGACTAATAGACCTCGACGTCTTGAGGAGGCTTGGCAGCATCTGCCTTCTTGAAATCGTCAAGGAGCTTGATTGTGGCATTGGCAAGCAGGGTGACGTCGTTGCCGATCGCGACGAAAGTGGCGCCAAGTTCGAGATAGCGCTTGGCCAGCGAGAGATCGCCGATCAGGATGCCGGCGGCCTTGCCATGCGACTGGATTTTCGTGAGCGCCTTTTCGACTTCCGCCTGCACTTCAGGGGCGCCCGGCTTGCCCAGATAGCCCATGTCGGCGGCAAGATCGGATGGTCCAATGAAGACGCCATCGACGCCTTCTGTCGAGGCGATGTCGTCGAGCGCTGCAAGCCCACCGCGGCTTTCCACCTGCAGCAGCAGGCAGATCTCGTCATTGGCCGTCGGCAGATAGTCGGGGATGCGGTTGAATGCGGAGGCGCGGGCAAGGGCTGCGCCGACGCCGCGCACGCCATGCGGCGGGTATCTGACAGCCCTGACCATGGCTTCGGCCATCTCCCTGCTGTCGACCATCGGGATCAGCAGGGTCTGGGCGCCGATATCGAGCATCTGCTTGATGATCCAGGTCTCGCCGACCGGCGGACGGATGATTGCATGGCTTGTCGTGCCCTTCATCGCCTGCAATTGCGAAACGAGAAGCGGGACATCGTTCGGCGCGTGCTCGGCATCGAGCAGCAGCCAGTCGTAGCCGGCACCGGCGCAGATTTCGACCGTGTAGGCATTGGCGAGGGCCTGCCAGAGGCCGATCTGCGCCCGCCTTTCCTTAAGGGCCTGTTTGAAGAGGTTTTTGGGCGCAGGCATGGTTCACTCCTTCATGCGAAGAACAGGCTGACTGATCCGTAGGGACCGAAATCGGCGTTGATCGTATCGCCATGCCGCGCCTCGATCGGGCGGATGAACGAGCCGGCAAGCACAATCTGACCGGCTTCGATGCCATCGCCATATTGCGATAGCCGATTGGCAAGCCAAGCGATCCCGCGTGCGGGCTGGTTGAGCACGCCGGCGCCAAGCCCGGTTTCTTCCACTTCGGCATTGCGGCTGACGATCGCACCCATCCAGCGCATGTCGATCTCACCGGGCCGCACGGCGCGGCCGCCGGTGACGATGCCGGCATTGGCGGCATTATCGGAGATGGTATCGACGATGGTGCGCGCCTTTTTCGTGTCGGGATCGACGCGAAGGATGCGCGTGTCGAGGATTTCAAGGGCCGGTGTCACATAGTCGGTGGCATTCAGCACATCGAAGGTCGAAACGTTCGGGCCCTTGAGCGGCGCCTTCATGACGAAGGCGATCTCGGCCTCGATGCGCGGCTGAATGAAGCGGTCGGCCGGCACGGTCGCGCCGTCTTCGAAGACCATGTCGTCGAAGAGCACGCCGGAATCCGGGATGTTGATGTTGAGGGCATATTGCATTGCCTTCGATGTCAGCCCGATCTTCCAGCCGATCGGCTTGCGGCCGCTCGCGATCTTCTTTTTGACCCAGGCGCCTTGAACGGCATAGGAATCGTCCATCGTCATCTGGGGATGCTTGAGGGAGAGGAGTCCGGTCTGGACGCGCGTCCGCTCTGCTTGATTTAGGCTTTCGGCCGCAGCCTGGATTTCATCTTGCGACAGCATCAGCGCACCTCGTCGGCAATGGTATTTTTCAGGATGCCGAGGCCATCGGCTTCGACCTCGACGATATCGCCGGGTTTCAGCCAGATCGGCGGGTCAAAGCGGGCGCCGGCACCGGTCGGCGTTCCTGTGACGATGACGTCGCCGGGCACCAGCGTTGTGAAGGTGGAGATGTAGTTGATGATCTTGCGGAAGGAGAAGATCATCCGGCTGGTGCGGTCGCTCTGGCGCACTTCGCCATTGACGCGGGTCGTGAGCGCTATGTCTTCAAGCTGGGCCGCATCCGTGAAGGGGATCAGCCACGGGCCGATCGAGCCGGTATTGTCGAAGTTCTTCCCCTGGGTGACGTTGAATTTCGCATGCCGCACCCAATCGCGGATTGTGCCCTCGTTGCAGAGCGAGAGGGCCGCGATATGGGTGAAGGCGTCGGCTTCGGCAATCCGCCGGCCACCCTTGCCGATGACGATGACGACCTCGCCTTCATAGTCGAGCTGCGGGCTTTCCGGCGGCCGGATCAAGGGCTGTTCGTGCCCGGTGAACGACCGCGGAAAGCGGATGAAAAGCGAGGGGTTGGAGGGGGCGGCCTGCCCATCCTTGTATTCCTCATTGCGGTCGGGGAAATTGACCCCGACGCAAATGATCTTTTCCGGCGACGGAATGGGAATCTCGAAGCGAATTTCGTCAAGTGCGAAATCAGGCTTCAATGATTTGGCTTCTTCTGCGAGTTGAGCGAGGCGACCGGCCTCGATCACTTCGCGCAGCGTCGGCCATGTCGCGCCATGGCGGGCAGAGAGGTCGACGACACCGCCGTCGACCGCAAGCCCGTAGCCATGACGGCCGTTTCTCGAAAAGGACAGGAATCTGGGATGGGTCATGCTTTCACGGCCTTCTCTTGACCTCAGACGACGCCGCCGAGGCATACATATTTGATTTCGGTGAATTCCTCGATGCCATAGCGCGAACCCTCACGGCCGAGGCCAGAGAGCTTGACGCCGCCGAACGGCGCTTCGGCCGTCGAGATCAAGCCAGTATTGACACCGACCATGCCATACTCGAGCGCTTCGGCGACGCGGAAGACGCGGGCGAGATCCTTGGCATAGAAGTAGGAGGCAAGGCCGAACTCGGTGTCGTTAGCCTGGGCGATGACATCGGCCTCGTCCTTGAAGCGGAAGAGGGGAGCGACCGGCCCGAACGTCTCTTCTCTGGCAACAGCCATGGCAGGGGTCACATCGGCAAGCACCGTCGCCTCGTAGAAGCGGCCGCCGAGCTGATGGCGATGCCCGCCAGCGACGACTCGGCCGCCCTTGGAAAGGGCATCGGCAACATGTTCTTCGACCTTGGCCAGGGCGGCCTCATCGATCAGTGGGCCGAGGTTGATGCCTTCGTCGAAGCCATTGCCTGTTTTCAGCGAGCCGACAGCCTTGGAGAGCTTTTCGGCAAAGGCATCATAGACGCCATCCTGTACATAGAGACGATTGGCGCAGACGCAGGTCTGACCATTGTTGCGGAACTTGGCGATCAGTGCGCCTTCGACGGCGGCATCGAGATCGGCATCGTCGAACACGATAAAGGGCGCATTGCCGCCGAGCTCCAGGCCGAGCTTCTTGATGGTCGGTGCGCTCTGTTTATAGAGTTCGGCGCCGACTTCCGTCGAGCCGGTGAAGGTGAGCTTACGCACGACGGGACTCGCGGTCATCTCGCCGCCGATGGCACGGGCCGAGCCGGTCAGGACGCTGAAGAGACCCTTGGGCAGACCGGCGCGTTCGGCGAGGATCGCAATCGCGATCGCCGAAAACGGTGTCTGCGATGCCGGTTTCAGCACCATGGCGCAGCCGGCCGCAAAGGCCGGGCCGGCCTTGCGGGTGATCATCGCATTCGGGAAGTTCCACGGTGTGATCGCCGCGACCACGCCGATCGGCTGCTTCATGACCAGAATACGCTTGTCCTTCTGGTGACCGGGAATGATGTCGCCATAGACGCGGCGGGCTTCTTCCGCAAACCATTCGATGAAGCTTGCGCCATAGGCGATTTCGCCCTTGGCTTCGGGCAGCGGTTTGCCCTGTTCGGCCGTCAGGATGCGTCCGAGATCATCTTGGTTTTCCATCATCAGCTCGAACCAGCGCCTGAGGATGCTGGAGCGCTCCTTGGCGGTGCGGGCGGCCCATTCCTTCTGCGCGGCTTCGGCTGCGGCAATCGCCTTTTTGGTCTCGGCCGCGCCCAGATTGGGAACGAGGCCGATGATCTCGCCCGTTGCGGGGTTGTCGACCTTGATCGCGTTGGAGGGATCGGCCTCGATCCACTCGCCGCCGACCAATGCGGCCTGCCGGAACAATGTTGCGTCTTTCAAATTCATGACGGACTCCTCGCGCTTTCGAACGTTGATGAGGAGTGGGCGTTTTCACCCACTCTCAGGGGTAACGCTTAAGGCGCGATAATCGGCTGTGCCTTCAAGTCGGGCTCGGCCACTTCCGCACCGGCAAACAGGCTACCATGTTCGAACCAGGATTTGGGAGCGGGTGCGCCCCACAATGTCTGGCGCTGCGGATCCTTGAGATCCCACTTGATCGGCTCCAGATCGGGATCGACGGTTTGATAGTCCGAGCAATAGATCTCGATGCGGTGGCCATCCGGATCGAGAATATAGAGGAAGAAGGCGTTGGAGATGCCATGGCGGCCCGGGCCGCGCTCGATATTGGCGACCCAGCCTGTCGTCGCCATCAGGTCGAGCAGGTCGATGATGTTGAGCGGCGTCGGCACCCAGAAGGCGGTGTGGTGCAGGCGCGGACCGCTGCCGTTGGTGAAGGCGATGTCGTGGACGCCGCCCTTGCGATGCGTCCAGGCGGCCCAGAGGCGGCCTGTTTCCGCATCCTCGGTATATTCGGTCACGCGGAAGCCGAGTTCGTTATAGAAGGCGACGCTTTCATCGACATTGGTCGAGAAGCAGTTGAAGTGGTCGATACGCAGCGGCTTCACACCCTTGTAGAGCGCATATTTCTGATGGATCGGTGGCAGGCGGTCCATCTTCGAATAGAATTCAAGCGGAATGCCGTGCGGGTCGCGGGTACGGAAGGTGCGCGCCTGATAGGGGCGCTCGATCCATTCGACCGGCAGGTCCTTGCCCTTGAAGAAATGTGCCGCTTTGTCCAAGTCGTCGTCGCTGAAGACCTTGAAGCCGAGATCGCGGGCTTCGGCCTTGTCGGATTTCTTCAGCACGATGCAGTGGTGACCGCGCTCCTCCATTGCCCGGAGGTAAATCGTATCAGCCGTTTCATCCGTCACCTGCAGGCCGAGCGTGTCGACATAGAAGGCGCGGGATTTGACAAGATCGGTAACGCCGAATTCGACATGGCTGAGCCGCACGATGTTGAAGGGCGGATAGAGATTGGGTTTCGGCAGGGGCATTTGTTCCTCCTCTTATGCGTACTCATAGATATTAGCGGCTCAGCCGCCGAGTTTCTGGATGGCGTGCGGCTTGGTGGCGAAGGCGACGTTCTTGGTTTCCATGTAGAAATCGAAGGACCAGTCGCCGCCGTCGCGGCCAATGCCGGAGCTCTTGACCCCGCCGAAGGGGGTCGGCAGGTGGCGCACATTTTCCGAGTTCACCCAGATCATGCCGGCTTCGAGGTGATCCGTGAAACGGAAGGCGCGTGTGACGTCGGAGGTCCAGAGATAGCCGGTCAGGCCGTACTGGACGTCATTGGCCAGCGCCAGCGCATCGGCTTCGTCCTTGAAGGAAATGGCGGTCAGAACCGGCCCGAAGATTTCTTCCTGAGCAATGCGCATCTGGTTGTTGGCGCCAGTGAAGAGGGTGGGCGAGACATAGCAACCGCCGCCAGGGCCGTTGACCTTCTCGCCGCCGGCTGCAAGCGTCGCACCTTCCGAACGGCCGATCTGAATATATTCCAGCACCTTCTTTTCATGCACGGGATGGACGAGCGGACCGACGACCGTGTCCGGATCAAGGGGATGTCCGACCTTGATGCGCTTGGCTTTCTCGGCGACGATCGCGGTGAACTTGTCGTAGACGCTTTCTTCGACCAGCAGGCGCGAGGACGAGGTGCAGCGTTCGCCATTCAGCGAGTAGATCATGAAGACGGCGGCATCGGCTGCGCATTCCAGATCGGCATCGGCAAAGACGATGACCGGGTTCTTGCCGCCGAGCTCGAAATGCACACGCTTCAGCGTATCGGCGCCCTGCTTCATGATCATCGAGCCAGTGCGGCTTTCGCCGACGAAGCCGATCGCCTTGATCAGGGGATGTTCCGTAAGCGCGCGGCCGGCGTCCTCGCCGAGACCGTTGACGAGGTTCCAAACACCTTTCGGCAGGCCGGCTTCCTCGGCGATTTCGACAAGCAAACGCGCCGTCAGCGGCGAGAATTCGGCCGGCTTGTGGACGATCGTGCAGCCCGCAGCGAGAGCCGGCGCGATCTTCCAGGTCGACAGCATGAAGGGCGTGTTCCAGGGCGTGATGATGCCGACCGGGCCGATCGGCACGCGTGTCGTCAGGTTCACCTGGCCTTCGGCACGCAATGTCTTGCCGTCGCGGGCTTCTGGGGCGCGATCGGCGAAGAAGCGGAAGTTTTCCGCACCGCGCAGAGCGGCCTTTGCCATGAATTTCAGTGATTGTCCGGTATCCATGCACTCGACGAAGGCGATTTCTTCGGCGCGCGCGACGATCGCGTCGGCGATCTTATGCAGGAGCTTCTTGCGGGCTTCACCAGGCATCGCGGCCCATTCGGCAAAGGCGGCTTTCGCAGCCTTCGCAGCACGATCGATGTCGGCTGCCTTGCCGCGGGCAATGGTGGCAAGCGGTTTCAGGTCGACAGGCGAGATGGTCTCGAAGGTCGAACTGTCATCGGCTGGAACATCCTCTCCATTGATACGGTTGAGAACGCCGCGATCCTTGAAACGGGCGAGAAAGCCTTCAGCCTTTGCGATGTTTTCCTGCAATTTGGACATCGTCTATTCCTTTGGTGTTATGTCGTCCCACGAAGGGAATATCACTTGCCGCGAAGCCGCGGGTGCATGGCGTTCTTCTTCCAGCTGAGTTCGGCATCGATCTCGCGGATCTCAAGCGAAAGGGCGAAATGCGGCGTCTCGAAAAGCGGGCCGAGAACATCGATCGCCGCAGCGAAGATCGCCTCGCCGGTGCGTTTCTTTTCGCCCTCCGTGCGGCCCTGGCCGATGCGGAAGTTCAGATCGACGAAGGCGTTTTCGGGCAGTCTGTCGGCGATGGCGTAATGCTCGGCGCGAAAGGCGCGCACCCGCACGGCTCCAACCTCGAAAAGCCCGGTCTCCAGGACTGTCTTCAGCAGCCGCTCACAGAGCGCACCGATATCGGCGCGGCCCTCCAGATTGGCCGAATATTCGATGGCGAGATGTGGCATTGAATCCTCCCGATCTCTTATTTACTTAACATGTTAATAATTGTGCGGAAGATGTCAAGCGGCGGTGTCAAGCTTTCTCGCCATCTCCAGGCTTTCATTGACGTAACGCGACAGCCGCTCGGCGGCGTCGGGAATCTCCGGACGCTCGGCAAGCCACCCGATATATGTAAGGCTCCGCAGCAGCATGAATAGAGGCAGGCTCGCTAAAGCGGCGTCGGGGAGGGCGCGCCGGCTACGATAGCCTGATATCAACGCCTGCTCGATCGCCGGATAGGTGGGTTCGTTGCGGTTCTTGAGCAGGGTCGTGGCGAGATCGAAGAGGCGGAAACCCTGGCCTGCATCGTCGAAATCGATAAAGGCGACGTTGCCGTCGGCTCCCCTCAAAAAGATGTTTTCCCGCACCAGATCGGCATGGATCAGCCCGTAATCGAGGTCTTGAGCTTCTGCATCCGCAAGGGCGCGGCGTAACTCATCGCGTAATGCCGAGAGCGCAGTGGTGCTCTCGGACGAAAGGCCCCGACAATCCCAGAAGCGACCCCATAGCGGCTTTTCGCCGACCAGACCTTCGACGTTCCATGCCGGGCGTCGAAAACGCTCGGGCGACTGCCACGCGTCGGCAAGTTCGTGCATGGTCGCCATGCTCTGTCCGACGCGAAAGAAGATGTCGACCTGTATCTCTGCCGAATGCGACAGCGGCACGCCACTTTGGCCAAGCGGCACGCCGTCGATCCAGCTCACCACGTCGGCATGCTGTTCGGCAAAATGCCTGTTGGCTGGCAGTCGGACGAGGCTTTGCCTTCCGCTTGTGGGAACAGGGCTGGGCACGTCGAGGCCGCCGAGCTTGAGCGCCGCCATGAAGTGCAGCTCGGAGCGCAGGCTCGTCTCATCATGATAGCCCGGTCGATGGAGCCGCAGTGCGGCGAACTGACCATCTTCCAGCGTGATGCGGAAAACGGCATTCTCCCGATATTTTATCAGGACAGGTTTATGGGCCTGCGCAGGCCAATGGTCGAGTGCCTCCAGCGCACGTCGCTGCAGGGCGTCACGGATGGCCTGAGGCAACTGGTCAGCCATATTGCCTCACAGGCCAGTTAAGACATCGTCGAAGATCGACAACATGAAGTCGGCATTATCCCGGGTGAATGGCATGGGCGGGCGGATCTTCGTGGCGCATTGATGAATGCCGATCTTGCCCATCAGCACGCCGCGGTCGCGCATGGCATTGATGATCCGGGTCGCCTCGGCAGTGGCCGGCTCCTTCGTTTGCCGATCCAACACAAACTCAGTGCCCATGAAGAGGCCGCTGCCGCGCACGTCGCCGATGATTGAGTGCTTCTCGGCCAGCCGCTTGAACGCGTCGCGCGTATATTCGCCAACATTGCGGGCGTTCTCGATGAGGTTCTCGTCCCCGATGACATCGAGCACGGCCATGGCCGCCGCGCAGGAAACCGGATTGCCGCCGAAGGTATTGAAGTAGCGGAATGCCTTGCGAAAGGCGTTAATCGTATCGACATTGGCAATGACGCCGCCAACCGGATGGCCGTTGGCCATCGGCTTGCCGAGCGTCACGATATCGGGAACGATACCGGCACGCTGATGCCCCCACATATGCGAGCCGGTGCGGCCGAAACCGGGCTGTACCTCATCGGTAATCACGAGACCGCCGGCCTTGCGCACGTCGGCAACCGTCTTGTCGAGAAAACCTGGCGGCAGATCCGGAAAGCCCTCATTGGCGAAGAACGGGTCGATGATGATGGCTGAAAAGCCATGCGTGCTGTCCTGAAGCGAGGCGATCGCGTTCTCGACTTCTGCCGCGAAAGCAATGGCAAAGGCATCGCCGCCTTCGCCGCCGAGCGGACGATAGCTGTCCGGCGCGGGCACATGGCGAACATGACCGCCGAAACCGCCGACGGGCGGCATGCGGGTCGACAGCTGCGACACTGCCGCCGTGTTGCCGTGATAGGTGTGGTTCGTGGCGATGACGCCGGTCTTGCCGGTCATGGCTTGTGCCATGCGCAGGGCTACGTCGTTCGCTTCGCTGCCGGTGCAGGTCAGGATCGCCGCATTCAGGCTTTTGTCGAAGGTTGCTGTCAGCCGCTCGACATAGTCGAGAATGCCTTCATGCAGATAGCGCGTATGCGTGTTCAGCGTCGAGGCCTGCCGCGCGATCGCTTCCACCACGCGTGGATGGCAATGGCCGACATGTGGCACATTGTTGTAGCAATCGAGATATTTGCGGCCGTCGGCGTCCCAGAGCCAGACGCCTTCCCCGCGCACGAGATGCACGGGGTCGTCGTAGAAAAGAGACATGTTCCGGCCGAGAAGCCGTTCGCGGCGCGCGATAAGGGTTGCATTGTCGGACATGATCAGCCCCTCGCGGCAGTGAGACCAGCGTCGAGCGCCGTCAACATGGTCTGCACATTCTCGGCCGTCACGACCAGCGGCGGCGACATGATGACATTGGTGCCAGAGGTGCGGACGAGAACGCCGGCGTCATAGGTCGCGTCCTGTACCTTTTGCACGACATCCTTGGCGGCGCCGCTCTTCTTTGCGCGGTCGCTGACGAGCTCTAGAGCGCACATCAGGCCCTTGCCTCTGATGTCGCCGACCAGCTCATGCTTGTCCTGCAATTTCTTCAGGCCGGCGAGCAGCTCTTCGCCACGGGCCGCGGCATTGTCGGCGACATTGAGCCGCTTGGTTTCCTTCAAGGTGGCAAGGGCGGCTGCGGCACCGACGGGATGGCCGGAATAGGTGTAGCCGTGGCCGATGCTGCCGAGCGAACCCTTGTTGCTTTCGAAGACCTGCGCCACCTTGTCGGAGATCATGACAGCGCCGAAGGGGAAGTAGCCGTTGGTGATCGCCTTGGCCGTCGACATCATGTCCGGCTGCACGCCCCAGAGGCGCGATCCGGTCCAGGCGCCCGTGCGGCCGAAGGCGGTGATCACCTCGTCTGCGATCAGTAGGATGCCGTGGCGATCGCAGATCTCGCGCATCAGCGGCAGGAACGTCTCGTGCGGGACGATGACGCCGCCGGCGCCGAGTACCGGCTCGACGATCAGAGCCGCAATG
Proteins encoded in this region:
- a CDS encoding aspartate aminotransferase family protein, whose product is MSDNATLIARRERLLGRNMSLFYDDPVHLVRGEGVWLWDADGRKYLDCYNNVPHVGHCHPRVVEAIARQASTLNTHTRYLHEGILDYVERLTATFDKSLNAAILTCTGSEANDVALRMAQAMTGKTGVIATNHTYHGNTAAVSQLSTRMPPVGGFGGHVRHVPAPDSYRPLGGEGGDAFAIAFAAEVENAIASLQDSTHGFSAIIIDPFFANEGFPDLPPGFLDKTVADVRKAGGLVITDEVQPGFGRTGSHMWGHQRAGIVPDIVTLGKPMANGHPVGGVIANVDTINAFRKAFRYFNTFGGNPVSCAAAMAVLDVIGDENLIENARNVGEYTRDAFKRLAEKHSIIGDVRGSGLFMGTEFVLDRQTKEPATAEATRIINAMRDRGVLMGKIGIHQCATKIRPPMPFTRDNADFMLSIFDDVLTGL
- a CDS encoding aspartate aminotransferase family protein, whose amino-acid sequence is MRETNFIIENNARHLWHPMAHPAEMQANPPRIINSGEGVEIVDIQGRKVLDAVGGLWNVNLGYSCEPVKKAIRDQLDELPYYSTFRGTTNSPLIELSYELAEWFKPDGLSRSFFTSGGSDSVETCLRLARQYHKVNGQPERTKFVALKKGYHGTHFGGASVNGNQNFRRNYEPLLPGVFHLPAPFTYRNPFNTTDGAEIAAAIGRLFEDEIAFQGADTIAALIVEPVLGAGGVIVPHETFLPLMREICDRHGILLIADEVITAFGRTGAWTGSRLWGVQPDMMSTAKAITNGYFPFGAVMISDKVAQVFESNKGSLGSIGHGYTYSGHPVGAAAALATLKETKRLNVADNAAARGEELLAGLKKLQDKHELVGDIRGKGLMCALELVSDRAKKSGAAKDVVQKVQDATYDAGVLVRTSGTNVIMSPPLVVTAENVQTMLTALDAGLTAARG